One genomic region from Evansella sp. LMS18 encodes:
- a CDS encoding LysE family translocator, which yields MTVFFTYVFLGLSLAAPIGPVNAAQLDRGIKNGFFHAWLVGLGATVADGLYMLLVYLGVVHLVEIPFVQSFLWLFGFFVLVYTGIESLNGAGKIKLAGTRAAGEPYTKSFFSGFFMSLFNPLTILFWLGIFGSVLAKTLTSYGPEQVIIYICAIFLGITIWDFTMAGFASTLRRFLTERLLRGISVMSGLSLIGFGVYFGIQAAGILFK from the coding sequence ATGACTGTTTTTTTTACTTATGTATTTCTTGGGCTTTCGCTCGCGGCACCGATTGGCCCGGTTAATGCTGCCCAGCTTGACCGGGGAATCAAGAACGGCTTTTTTCATGCGTGGCTTGTAGGGCTGGGGGCGACGGTAGCTGACGGACTGTATATGCTCTTAGTGTATCTGGGGGTCGTTCATCTTGTTGAGATACCGTTTGTTCAGTCCTTTTTATGGCTGTTTGGATTCTTCGTTTTAGTTTATACAGGAATAGAAAGCCTGAACGGGGCAGGGAAAATCAAGCTGGCCGGTACGAGAGCCGCAGGGGAGCCCTATACCAAATCCTTTTTCTCAGGCTTCTTTATGTCTTTGTTTAACCCCCTGACGATCCTTTTCTGGCTTGGCATTTTCGGCTCAGTACTGGCCAAAACTCTTACTTCCTATGGTCCTGAACAGGTAATCATTTATATTTGTGCCATATTTCTCGGTATAACTATATGGGATTTCACCATGGCCGGTTTTGCCAGCACTCTCAGAAGATTTCTGACTGAACGGCTTCTTAGAGGAATCTCAGTCATGTCCGGTTTATCTCTTATCGGCTTTGGCGTGTATTTCGGCATTCAGGCGGCAGGGATTTTATTTAAATAA
- a CDS encoding amino acid permease, which produces MSGAKSEKKLQWWQLSLLGVACTIGTGFFLGSSIAISIAGPSVIAAFAIAAIGTYFVYEALAKLTIADPQRGSFRIYAKKAYGRWAGFTCGWVYWLSELLIMGSQLTALSIFTQFWFPGIPLWIFAAIYSVLAIIVILTGAKGFDRIENLLAVLKIAAILMFIILASAALLGLFGQKGGTVPLPRSFDAFMPEGWTGLLPALIYGFYGFAGIEIIGLLAIRLNKMEDATKAGKAMFALLAVIYISSISLALILVPWDSFSTEKSPFVTALDKYRIPFLPHIFNGVFIIAGFSTMVASMFAMIKILVSLANGRDAPGFLGTTTKNNTALPAIGVTAIAIVVSIVLSLLMPGRIYEYFTTAAGLMLLYNWFFILGSYNRLLKLSFLDQLKRWAGFIIVLTAIGGTAFHSISRPGFYVSILFIVVIGGITLLMMYFWKKNKTGKEKDPSPGSLFEK; this is translated from the coding sequence ATGTCTGGAGCTAAAAGCGAGAAAAAGCTGCAATGGTGGCAGCTTTCTTTATTGGGGGTTGCATGTACGATAGGAACTGGATTCTTCCTTGGATCCAGCATTGCCATTTCCATAGCAGGGCCGTCCGTGATAGCCGCTTTTGCAATTGCGGCGATTGGTACTTATTTTGTTTATGAAGCACTGGCAAAACTGACGATTGCCGACCCTCAAAGGGGCTCCTTCAGAATATATGCAAAAAAAGCCTACGGCCGATGGGCTGGCTTCACTTGCGGCTGGGTATACTGGCTGTCTGAGCTGCTCATCATGGGAAGCCAGCTCACTGCATTATCGATCTTTACCCAGTTCTGGTTTCCGGGAATACCTCTCTGGATTTTCGCAGCGATATACTCCGTCCTGGCAATTATCGTTATATTAACAGGGGCCAAAGGATTTGACCGTATTGAAAATTTACTTGCTGTGTTAAAGATAGCAGCAATACTCATGTTTATCATCTTAGCTTCCGCTGCATTACTGGGGCTTTTCGGACAGAAAGGAGGAACGGTTCCCCTGCCACGCTCCTTCGACGCTTTTATGCCAGAAGGCTGGACAGGGCTGCTGCCAGCTCTTATTTACGGTTTTTACGGCTTTGCGGGGATTGAAATAATCGGCCTCCTTGCAATCCGGCTGAATAAAATGGAAGACGCAACCAAAGCCGGTAAAGCAATGTTCGCTCTTCTGGCGGTGATTTATATTTCTTCTATATCACTTGCTTTAATTCTTGTTCCATGGGACAGCTTCAGTACTGAAAAAAGCCCGTTTGTTACCGCGCTTGATAAATACAGGATCCCATTTTTGCCGCATATTTTTAATGGAGTATTTATCATCGCTGGTTTTTCCACAATGGTAGCCTCCATGTTTGCGATGATTAAAATTCTGGTCAGTCTGGCAAACGGCCGGGACGCCCCGGGCTTTCTCGGAACAACGACAAAAAATAATACGGCACTTCCGGCTATCGGAGTTACAGCCATTGCAATCGTTGTTTCCATCGTGCTGTCACTGCTTATGCCAGGAAGAATCTATGAATACTTCACTACAGCTGCAGGGCTAATGCTTCTTTACAACTGGTTCTTCATTTTAGGTTCCTATAACCGCTTGCTGAAGCTGTCATTTTTAGATCAGCTTAAACGCTGGGCCGGATTTATAATTGTGCTGACAGCTATTGGTGGCACTGCTTTTCACAGTATTAGCAGGCCAGGTTTTTACGTGAGCATCCTTTTTATTGTTGTAATAGGCGGTATTACTCTGCTTATGATGTATTTCTGGAAGAAAAATAAAACCGGCAAGGAGAAGGACCCTTCTCCAGGTTCCCTGTTCGAAAAATAA
- a CDS encoding xanthine dehydrogenase family protein molybdopterin-binding subunit, producing MEIIGKSVIRKEAFEKVTGKARYTTDYSAQGQLYGQLVLSKYAHAEIISITTDRAMEIPGVRGVLTGEGLPLTGEEMKDRPPVAWGKVRYHGEVTAVVIADDPVTAAKAANLVEIDYSPLPVVQTPSEAVKENAPLVHENTGRYEKDEGINPIPGTNIASHTKIRKGSIQKGREESEVTIEESFFIPPSDHAAMETRSATAEVKPDGKVIITTSSQAPFMVKKLMNSYFGIELGKVVVHTPLVGGGYGGKASVQQEILAYLASMKAGGRPVKIVYPREADLITAPCHMGMEATIKLWATRDGKLKAAEIQYLVEAGAYSDKAIHLTRAAAIDCTGPYFIENIWCDSYCVYTNHPYPAPYRGFSHSEVHFCFERAMDILAEKLSMDPLELRYKNAIRPGHTTPTQYKVNRSTVGDLPECIRRLKKLIRWEEGAVVRINERRLKVKGISCLWKNSTIPPDSTSGAIITFNEDGTANLISGVVEIGTGTKTVLAQIVAETLKMDINDIFVRMEIDTQTTPEHWKTVASRGTLMGGRAAMAAAEDAARQLKAIASCVLRTRTEDLDIADSRVFIREEPDKGLHFKDIAYGYTFPNGNSIGGQIIGRGNYILRNLTHIDKETGKGKPGPEWAVGAQGVEIEFDCRDYTYRIITAISVLDAGRVLNWKAARGQVTGAMSMGLAFAGREAFIFDKEGRILNPQLRTYRPLHFSERPEYIVDFVETPHVDAPFGARGLGEQGLISLPAALGNALSAAVGLQITSLPLTPETIWRMKEAER from the coding sequence ATGGAGATTATTGGAAAGAGCGTCATAAGAAAAGAAGCATTTGAGAAAGTAACCGGTAAGGCTAGGTATACAACTGATTATTCTGCCCAAGGCCAATTATATGGACAGCTCGTGCTGAGTAAATACGCTCATGCGGAAATAATTTCAATTACAACAGACCGAGCTATGGAGATTCCAGGGGTAAGAGGAGTCCTTACAGGCGAGGGCCTTCCCCTCACAGGAGAGGAGATGAAGGACCGGCCCCCAGTAGCATGGGGAAAAGTAAGATATCACGGAGAAGTCACGGCGGTAGTAATCGCAGATGATCCAGTCACAGCTGCAAAGGCGGCAAATCTGGTGGAAATAGACTACAGTCCTTTACCGGTAGTCCAGACCCCCTCTGAAGCAGTAAAAGAAAATGCCCCTCTTGTCCATGAGAACACTGGACGTTATGAAAAAGATGAGGGTATCAACCCTATCCCGGGGACTAACATTGCAAGCCATACGAAAATAAGAAAAGGGAGCATCCAAAAGGGCAGGGAAGAAAGTGAAGTTACAATAGAGGAATCATTTTTTATTCCCCCATCTGACCATGCGGCAATGGAAACCCGCTCTGCCACAGCTGAAGTGAAACCTGATGGTAAAGTTATTATCACCACTTCATCGCAGGCGCCGTTCATGGTGAAAAAACTGATGAACAGTTATTTTGGCATAGAACTTGGGAAGGTCGTTGTCCATACGCCGTTAGTTGGAGGAGGATATGGCGGGAAGGCATCAGTTCAGCAGGAAATTCTGGCATACCTCGCTTCCATGAAAGCCGGGGGAAGGCCAGTTAAAATCGTTTATCCCCGGGAGGCAGATCTTATCACAGCTCCATGCCATATGGGGATGGAGGCGACAATAAAGCTGTGGGCCACAAGAGACGGTAAGCTCAAGGCAGCGGAAATCCAGTATCTTGTTGAAGCCGGAGCATACTCTGATAAAGCGATTCATCTGACTCGGGCTGCTGCAATTGACTGCACAGGTCCTTATTTTATTGAAAATATATGGTGCGACTCCTACTGTGTTTATACTAACCATCCGTATCCTGCCCCATACAGAGGATTCAGCCATTCCGAGGTCCATTTCTGCTTCGAAAGGGCGATGGATATACTTGCGGAAAAACTCAGCATGGACCCTTTGGAATTACGGTACAAGAATGCTATACGGCCTGGCCATACGACACCGACACAGTATAAAGTGAACCGCAGCACGGTAGGGGACCTCCCTGAATGTATAAGAAGACTGAAGAAGCTAATAAGGTGGGAAGAAGGGGCAGTTGTCCGGATAAATGAGAGGCGACTCAAAGTGAAAGGAATCAGCTGCCTCTGGAAAAATTCAACCATTCCTCCTGATTCCACTTCCGGTGCAATAATTACCTTCAATGAAGACGGTACGGCTAATTTAATTTCAGGTGTAGTAGAAATAGGAACAGGCACAAAAACCGTTCTGGCACAGATTGTTGCAGAAACGTTGAAAATGGATATAAATGATATTTTTGTCCGGATGGAAATTGATACACAGACGACGCCGGAACATTGGAAGACGGTGGCCAGCCGTGGGACCCTGATGGGAGGGAGAGCTGCGATGGCAGCCGCTGAGGATGCTGCAAGACAGCTGAAAGCTATTGCCTCCTGTGTTTTGAGAACCAGGACTGAAGATCTTGATATTGCAGACAGCAGAGTTTTTATAAGAGAGGAGCCGGATAAAGGGCTTCATTTCAAGGATATAGCTTATGGTTATACTTTTCCGAACGGGAACTCTATTGGCGGCCAGATTATCGGGAGGGGAAATTATATTCTGCGAAACCTTACCCACATTGACAAAGAGACTGGAAAAGGCAAGCCAGGCCCTGAATGGGCAGTAGGTGCGCAAGGTGTGGAAATAGAATTTGACTGCAGAGACTATACGTACAGAATTATCACAGCCATTTCAGTACTGGATGCAGGCAGGGTTCTTAATTGGAAAGCAGCCAGGGGCCAGGTGACTGGGGCCATGAGCATGGGTCTTGCTTTCGCAGGAAGGGAAGCTTTCATTTTTGACAAGGAAGGAAGAATTTTGAATCCTCAGCTGCGGACATACAGACCTCTCCATTTTTCAGAAAGACCGGAATATATTGTTGACTTTGTGGAAACTCCTCATGTTGACGCACCATTTGGAGCAAGGGGCCTTGGGGAACAGGGACTGATCAGCCTGCCGGCAGCATTGGGTAATGCTTTATCTGCTGCTGTGGGGCTGCAGATTACCAGCCTCCCATTAACACCGGAGACTATTTGGCGGATGAAGGAGGCAGAGAGATGA
- a CDS encoding xanthine dehydrogenase family protein subunit M yields the protein MIPFDFDYYKPSSISEAVELHRQLDEAGKQPVYYSGGTEIITLGRLNLFYTEAVIDIKGIPECCVCEIDGSNLHLGAGLSLAEIERADYFPLLTVTSKDIADNTARMKITLGGNVCSELIYREAILPFLLSDSHVITAGASGEVSRPVNELFNKELVLERGEFLVRFITEERFLSAPYFHTKRRKQWNTGYPLITVAALQAEGETRTAYSGLSSFPFRSQEMDESLNLSNTPLRRKAEQALNNIPHEIISDSEGSAEYRKFVLKNVLMDVMTRMGRRGPE from the coding sequence ATGATCCCATTCGACTTTGACTATTATAAACCTTCATCTATCAGTGAAGCGGTGGAATTGCACCGGCAGCTGGACGAAGCAGGTAAACAGCCGGTTTATTACTCAGGAGGGACGGAAATCATCACTCTTGGCCGGCTGAATTTATTTTATACAGAAGCCGTTATTGACATAAAGGGCATTCCGGAATGCTGTGTATGTGAGATAGATGGTTCAAATCTTCACTTAGGGGCGGGCCTGTCGCTGGCTGAAATAGAACGGGCAGATTATTTCCCGTTACTAACCGTAACTTCAAAAGATATTGCGGATAACACGGCGAGAATGAAAATCACTTTAGGGGGGAATGTGTGCTCAGAACTTATATACAGAGAAGCAATCCTTCCCTTTCTGTTAAGTGACAGCCATGTTATAACAGCAGGTGCTTCAGGGGAAGTTTCCCGTCCTGTTAATGAGTTGTTTAACAAGGAGCTTGTTCTTGAAAGAGGCGAATTTCTGGTCAGGTTTATTACTGAAGAGCGTTTTCTGAGTGCACCTTACTTTCACACAAAAAGAAGAAAACAATGGAACACCGGCTATCCCCTTATTACGGTTGCAGCACTGCAGGCCGAAGGGGAAACGAGGACTGCCTACAGTGGTTTGAGTTCATTTCCTTTCAGGTCTCAGGAAATGGATGAATCGCTGAACCTAAGCAATACTCCGCTGAGAAGGAAAGCAGAACAAGCATTAAATAATATACCGCATGAAATAATCAGCGATTCAGAAGGGTCAGCGGAATACCGGAAGTTTGTGTTAAAAAATGTTTTAATGGATGTTATGACCAGGATGGGGAGGAGGGGACCTGAGTGA
- a CDS encoding (2Fe-2S)-binding protein yields the protein MTGRAALFHINGEEYNVYIRHADTLLAVIRGKAGYTGSKPGCLNGDCGACTVMVNGWPAKSCLMLALEAEGEEIITAEGLHGSEIQKAFVKYFAFQCGYCTPGFILNCQSLVTQYPEADRNKIKEWLDSNICRCTSYEEIEQAVYSVLREQR from the coding sequence GTGACAGGGAGGGCAGCACTTTTTCATATAAATGGCGAAGAGTATAACGTATATATTCGACATGCTGATACACTGCTTGCCGTAATAAGGGGGAAGGCTGGATACACAGGGTCTAAGCCTGGATGCTTGAATGGTGATTGCGGGGCCTGTACTGTGATGGTTAACGGGTGGCCCGCGAAGTCATGCCTCATGCTTGCATTGGAAGCAGAAGGAGAAGAAATTATAACAGCGGAAGGGTTGCATGGATCAGAAATACAAAAGGCATTTGTAAAGTACTTTGCCTTTCAGTGTGGTTATTGTACTCCAGGTTTTATATTGAACTGCCAGTCTCTGGTCACCCAATATCCAGAGGCGGACAGAAATAAAATTAAGGAATGGCTTGATTCCAACATATGCCGCTGTACAAGTTATGAAGAAATAGAACAGGCTGTTTATTCAGTGCTCCGGGAACAACGATAG